Genomic window (Chondrocystis sp. NIES-4102):
GTTTGCGTTAGTAAGACACTTACTTGTGCATCTTCTAGAAGATAGTTTAATCTGGCAGCAGGATAATTGGGGTCTAATGGTACATAAGCACCACCTGCTTTTAGCACCGCAAATATAGCGATCGCCATTTCTACAGATCTCTCTAAACTTACTCCTACTAGGCTTTCTGCCCCTATTCCTAGTTTTTGGAGATGGTGCGCTAATTGATTGGCTTTGGTATTTAATTCGCCCCTAGTTAATGATTTTTCTTGACAAATAACCGCTATTGCTTCGCTATCTTCAACGACTCTAGCCTCAAATAACTGATGTATACATAGATGTTGTGGATAATCTTGCTCAGTTTTATTCCAGGCTAATATACGCTTGGTTTCTTCTAAAGATATTAGGGGATGTTGGCAAGGAGTATCTGGGTTATCTGCAATTGCTTCTGTCAGACTCTTCCATTGCTCAATCATGGTTGTTATTTGCACCTTTGAAAATCTTGCGTCATTGTACAACCAAATGTAATGTGAGGCAAATATACCTAGAGTCAAGTCTCCAGACACCGTTTCAATGTTATCGGTGATGGTAACTGTAAATTCAGGTGGATTTATGGCTAATTGGGGATATCTGGCTACTATATCTGTAGTATATGTTGTATGATGTTGATGATCTTTGATTTTTTGTGCGATCGCTTCAACGATACTAGTAAGATGTTGCTGTGGGTTGATATTGATATTTACTGGTACACAACTGGCAAAATAGGGATCATTATCTGTTTTGTTTAAATATCCTTCCAAGCCTATACTAAGTTCTTGATTTCCACTTAAACGGGCTAGATATACGGCAAACAAGGCAATAATAACCTCTGATTTTCTTTCTACACCATAGGTTTGTTCAATAAAATTAATTACTTTTTGACTTATGGGTAATTCCGCTTGCTGATATTTGGCTATCTTCGTGGGGGCAGGTTTTTTAATTCCAGGTAAGGTTAAAGATTGCCATTGGGTTAATTGTTTATACCAATATTTTTCCTTTGGGGCTAGTTTATTTGCTAGGTTGACGATTTCGTTAGCAGTCTCTGGAGTAATATTTGGTAATTGTTGCCCTGCCTTTAATTGATACTCTACTGCTAGTTGTTCTATCGAAATTGTTTCACCCAACTTATCACTAATAGTTTGCACGGCTAGATCTTCACTATTAGTTGCCACTATTAACTGTTGAGGTTGAATTGCAATAATTGTTCCTGGTGGTTTATTAGATTTGGTAGAAAGCTTTTGTACCCTGGTAACAATTACATAATGAAGATCTATCCCCGATCGCAATACTAATTTAGCTGTGGTTAGGGTGTTGGGATATTTACCAAAATTTAAACCTCGCACTAAATTATCAATTTTGGCTGCTGAAGATTGGAAATTAATTATACCCAGGGTTGATGGCTTTTGATGACGACTATAATAACTACGCTTATTTAAATTCTGTGAGGTTGCTATTACTTGTCTTGTAGCTAATTGAGTAATTAATTCTTCAAAAGAAGCGATCGCAGCTTGATAACATTTAGTATTAAGGGTTAAAGTTGTATCCGTTGCTTCTATCGGAATTTTTACCTGTTTAAGTATTTTGCCAGTATCGATTTCCCCCGTCATTTCATGCCAGGTAATGCCGTGTTGTTGTTCACCGTTGATAATTGCCCAAGCAGTCGCATTAATTCCTGCATAGCTAGGTAGAAGGGCATCGTGATAGTTAATTGCTTTACCTACTAAATTAATAATTTCTAGTGGCAATATGTTTTGATTAACAATACTAAAAAGATAATCGCACGGTGTCGTTTTTAAATATTCCAACAACTCTTGAGGCTTTTGCAGATTTATGATTTTCTGTTTATTTGCCCAGTTTTTAACTGTCAGATCTGAGGAAACTATTACTTTTATTTTATGCCCTTTTTTCTCCAGTATTTCAGCACATTCTATAAGTAAATTACTTTCTCCGATTAGACAGCAACTGAATAAATGTTTTTCTATCATACTTCTACTATGGCTTTAATTATTAATTTCTTTTTTTGGCAATTTTTTAGATCTTTATCTTTGTCAAAATTAGAAACTTTGAACATTTATAAGGGTTTTCTTTTTTAAATCTGGCAGATTAAGGATAGATTAAAACCTCTGGTATTTTTCAATGTGATAATTATTTATATAGGGCGACAAATTGAGTCATCTAAAAATTTAATTAATTTAAAACTTTAATATGTTTAATAATTTCTTGCAAGTAGCTATTGATTATTTTTTTCAATTGTGAATAATAATCTATTTTTACCAGTTAAAATACTACTTATTAATCGCTTTAAATGTTAAGTTTTATTAAGATTATAATAATTAATTATTATGGGGATATTTTATCGTTTCTTCAAATGCTAGCCTCACTTCTTTATCATATCTTCATCTAAAATTTGTTCATAACTATAAAATTTGTGCAATATAATATCCTTTAACTTAAGATGAGGTAGATATAGATTAATAACTAGCTCAAGAATTTTGTAGCGTTTTCCAATCTTAATAAATAAAAGATAACTGTCATCTGCGATACATTTTTCTGATAATAAATAGTAAAAAAACTTATCAACCATCTGCTCAATTAAGTAGGAAGTTATTGTTAATTAAAATTGCTAATTTGCCATTTCCTACTGCATCTTAGTTATTGTAAGTAAATAATTAATAACAGATAGATATAAACGTAGATTGAAACCTATACACTACTTATAATTTCCCTAAACATCAGGTTATAGTAAGTGAGTTGGGTTATTTTCGATGTTGCACATAGGTTAGAAACCTATTCCCAGAGACAAGAATTAAAATTAGCGCAAGCAGTATGTAGTAATCAACTGATTATTGTAAAAAGATTACTACAGAAGGGAGTAGATCCCGATATAAAAATAGTAGGCAAAAAATATGAACCTTTGATTTTTCTGGTTTTTAGTAAAAATTGGTTTACCCTTCCTTCTAAAAGACTTGGCGATCGCCCGCAACGATCCTATAATATTACTGCTAAACAAGAGTGTTTACGTCTGCTGTTAGAATATGGGGCTTCACCCAACCTTAAAGATAGTCTGGGTAGAACAGTTTTAGAAATAGCAATACTTTGGTGTTTACCCCAAACAGTCAAATTACTATTACTTTATGGTGCAGATCCCCAAGTGCGATCCCCTAACAACCAAACTTACCTAATGAAAGCAGCTATTTTAGGTATAGAAGATGCGCGTCCAATGACTGATAAACTACAAATTATCATACATCTAATCGATGCTGGGGCTAATCTCGATGCTCAAACTTCAGATGGTAAGACGGCGTTAATGTATGCGGTGAGTAATAGTAGGATGGAGATTGTACAACTATTAGTTAGTAGTGGTGCGTCTGTAGAAATTAGAGATAATCAGGGTAATAAAGCCATAGATCTAATCAATCAAGGGGCGACAAAACAACAAAAAAGCCAATTAAAACAAATTCTTACCCAGCCACAGACAACTAAACCCAAATATCAACAATATATCCCTGAAGGCGATCGCCTGTTAGATCCTATTTTGGATTGCGCCCGTAAAACCTTATTATAAATTTAGTCAAATTCATCACTAATTAACTGCCAACTTCTAAGTACTTCAGCCACACTCCAAGCTTGAGCAAAACAACCCCTGGGGGTAAAAGGCGGATCAGCATCAAAGATTTCGCCAATTGTACCAACACAACCTGTCTTCAAATGCTGTGCCATAGGAAATAAAAAATCCTTAGCTACTTGAGGTTGTTGATATACCTTCAAATGTGCCTGAATAAAATGACCAATTAACCAAGCCCAAACAGTACCCTGGTGATATGCTCCATCCCGTTGACGGCGATCGCCACCGTAAGTACCATGATAATTAGGATGGTTGGGGGATAGGGAACGTAGACCGTAGGGCGTTAGTAATTCTTTGGTGACAATATTAACTATATTTTGGCGTTGCTTCATAGTTAATAAAGAGGGAATTTGTTTACTCGAAGGTAGAGAAACTGCGAAAATTTGGTTAGGGCGTAGAGAATCATCATTGCCATCGGGGGTATCAATCACATCGTAACAATAACCCAATTTATGATTCCAAAACTTATAAAAACCCTTTTCCACAATACTCGCCAAATCAAAATATTTAGATCCAGGTTTATCTAAAATTTGCGCCAATTGCCTCATAATTACCAAAGCATTATACCAAAGGGCATTAATTTCCACAGGTTTACCAATTCTAGGAGTAACCACCCAATCATCCACCTTGGCATCCATCCAAGTTAATTGCACTCCTGTTTCACCTGCGTATAACAACCCGTCGGAGTCTTGATGAATGTTATAGCGAGTACCCCGACAATACCCCTCAATAATCGATTCTAAAATTGGGAAAATCTCTTGAATTAAACTTTTATCGCCAGTGTTTTGATAATAGGCATAAATAGCTTCAAAGTACCATAAGGTAGCATCGACGGTGTTATAGTTTGGTGCTTCTCCCCCATCAGGAAAAACATTAGGTAACATAGCGCGATCGACATATTTAGCAAACGTACGTAAAATAGAACGAGCGATGCTAGGACGACCAGTTGCTAGAGTCAAACCAGGTAAACTAATCATAGTATCCCTACCCCAGTCACTAAACCAAGGATAACCAGCAATGATCGTTTTACCTTGAGGGAATAAGTTAGTAGGGCGATCGACAATAAATTGATTGGCTGCTAATACTAATTCATTAATCCATTGAGGAGTTGGTATATTTAACTTAGAACTTTGAGATTTAATTCTCCAAGATTTAGTTAGCAATTCTTGTTCGTAACGATATCTTGCTTGCCAAGCAGAATCACAATTTAAATTAGGATTAGGTTGAGTGGTAGCGACAATTGTCAGGGATTGGTTAGGATTGAGAGTAACTTTGCAAGTACCAGCCAGTAAATGATCTTCACAGTGAATCAAACCTCGATACTTTTCTATTGCTAGAGAAAAATTATGTTGCCAAAGATGCTGTGGTTTCCAAGAAATAGAATTGTAGTGACTAGATCTTGCCAAAAGATATAAATTAGTAGCGTCGGGAGTAGCTTTGATCCTAAGCCCTGTATCGATCGCCTCTATCTCCATCTGCCAGTTATTACTATGGGTGTCGCCATGATAATCGCGATAATTAACCAAAGCATCTAAAGATAAAGTTATAGGAGCATTGCCACGCTTATAGGTATAACGAATATAGGTAGTATTTTCCCCTTGCTGCATCCAAATACGCTTTTCCAAAAGAGCATCGGTTAACTTATATACCCAGACTGGGGTTGTACCTACTAAAAAAAACTTATCAATATGAGAGTAACCCTGGGGGAAAACTGTTTCATCCGCAAAGCGATCGCTATACAAATCGTAATTTAAATTATTATAAGTAGCAGTCTCATTTAGCTTAGAGAGCATTAAAGTTCTAGCTAGAGGCGGTTGGAGGGCAGCTATTAATAACCCATGATAACGTCGTGTTAAAATCTGTGCGATCGTTCCTGCACCATAACCACCAATTCCATTAGTAATTAACCATTCGCGCTTTTCGGATGTGGCTAAATTCTGACAAATACCCGAACCAAATCTGATACTCATACAAGAAAGATAAAGATTATTTGAGGCATAAAATAATACTATAGTTGTTGATACAATTGACCATCATTACCAGTAGATTGAATCATGAGCGATACCATTTTTGGCAAAATTATTCGTCGTGAAATTCCTGCCGATATCGTCTATGAAGATGATTTAGCTTTAGCTTTTAGAGATGTTAATCCCCAAGCACCAACCCATATTTTAGTAATTCCCAAAAAACCTATTCCGCGTCTTTCAGATTCTGAAGCTGAGGATACTGCTTTAATGGGACACTTACTAATGACGGTAAAAAAAGTTGCGACTCTGGTAAATCTGGATAATGGATATCGGGTAGTAATCAATAACGGTAAAGATGCTGGACAAACTGTAGATCATTTACATCTACATATTTTAGGCGATCGCTCGTTGGCTTGGCCTCCAGGGTAAATAAATATTAAATATTAATTATTACAAAAATATTGTTTAGGGAGTAGGTGGTGCAGGAGGATTTTGCAAGGGATTAATGCTACTAGGTAAGCCTGGTAGGGCAGGATTTACCCCTGGAGTAGGTGGTATTCTTTGAGGCGTAGAACCTGCGGGGAGTGTTGCTAAAGCCACGCGAGCGCCCCCAACTTCCCGTAAAATATCTAAGACTTCTACTACCTCTCTATAGGTGGAATTTTTAGCAGCATAAAGAGTCATTAAACCCCCAGGATTTGCTTGATTGTATTTCTTTATTTCCCAAGCTAAATCACTGCGAGTAACTATCTTTTTATCTACATACAATTGCCCAATATCGTCAATGGTGACAATTAAAATATTCTGCATCTGAGGCGCACCTGTTTTAGCCTGGGGTAAGTCTAAACTAATGGCTTGTTGGCGAGAAAAATTAAGGGCAGCCAAAATAAAAAAAGTCAGAATGCAAAAGATCACATCAATTAAAGGGATAATCTCGATTGTAGCCCCAGTTGATTGACTATCATCTTGCCAAAGATTCATCTGCTGAATTGGCTTAGGTTGATATTTTTTTCTGTTCATAAAATTTAATATAATGCTGGGTTTTAGCTTTTACTGTTCACTAGTGTATTGTTCACGACCAGGCTGTTTAATATTGACAAAAGAATATTCATCATTATTAACTACCATAGCTGCATCATCAGATTCCAAATTCATCCAGCGATCGCGATACATTACTTCCAAACGGCTACCAGTACGTCGTAAAACCCTAACTTGATTTGCCCAAAAAGCCTGAAACAGACGATAGAAAGCCAAACTAACAATTGCGACTAATAAACCTGTTGCGGTGGAAATTAAAGACTCACCAATACCTAAAGTTACTCCAGAAGAATCTGCTGTACCCAAATCACTAATTTTAATCGAACTAAGAGCCTTAATTAACCCCCAAACCGTCCCAAATAAGCCTAATAAAGGGGAAAGAGCAATTATTGCTTCTAAAATTTTATCTCCCTTACGCATCCGCGCTAATTCTTCTTCTGCTGCCGATTCCAAGGCAATATGGAACATATCAGGGTCAGGGTTGGCAAGTTTAAAAGGCGAATAAACAAAATTCCCTAGGGGATGATGAATATGCTCTAGAGCAATTTTACTGACTAAATCCCAATTACGTTCGGCAGCCTCCATAATTTGATTAAATATTTTTTTCTCTTTAAAAACCACTCGCGACCAAAACCATAAACGCTCTAAAATTGTGGCGATGGATAAGACCGAAAGAAATAGCAAGGGATACATCGAAATTCCGCCCTTATCAATAATTTCTAAAAGATTCACGGTCGCTAATTACCTCCAATAGCTAGTTTTAGATAAAATCAAATTTCAACCTTATTTATAGGTTGTTTCAATCTCAATATTTCAAGTTGCATAGATCATAGATAACATAAGTTACAGCAAAATCTAAGTTAATGATTAATGAGTTTGTAGCATGGGTTTTAATTGATGTCTAGAAATTGAGAAAATAATCTTAGTGGGGTTAGTATGTATCTTAATTTGTAAATTTTGTGGTAGAAAACCAAAATATAATTTTGAAAATTGTTATTACATTCCTTGTAAGTTTGATAGGAATAATATCTTTAGGGGGAAACCACTTATTTACTCCCTCATCAGAGGTAATAGCAGCCGAAAGCACTACACCAACCAAGATAAGTAAAGTAGTCGCTGCTCAATTACGTTTTGGGTTCAATTTATTTCAACAAATACAAACGTATCCCACAGCAGCTAATCAAAACCTAGTTATTGCCCCTTATAGTATTGCCCAATCTCTAGCAATGATGAGAAATGCAACTAGTAGCTCAACTTTAGAAGAAATCAATAAAACTTTAAACTTGAGTGATTTAGAACCAAGCACCATCGATAATAGTTATCAAAAACTGCTAAATACCCTCAAAACATCCGAGGCAGATGTCCAAATAGCGATCGCCACTTCTGTTTGGCTCAATCAAAATATCACCCTCAAACAGCAGTTTGTTAACGATGCTCAAAAATATTATCAAGCTCAAGTCACTAATTTAAATTTTGCCAACCCCACAGCCAAAAATATTATTAACAAATGGGTAGAACAACAGACGGTTAATAAGATTCCTCAAATTGTCGATCAAATATCTCCAAACGATGCAGTTTATCTAATCAACGCCATCTATTTTAAAGGCAACTGGACAAAACAATTCGATCCAACAATAACTAAACCACAACCTTTTTACTCTCAACCCAATCTTCCTAAACCCCAACCAATGATGCAGAATACGGGGAAATATCGTTACTACGATCATCAACAGTTTCAAGCTATACGGCTACCCTATGGCGAAAATGCCGAAT
Coding sequences:
- a CDS encoding glycogen debranching enzyme gives rise to the protein MSIRFGSGICQNLATSEKREWLITNGIGGYGAGTIAQILTRRYHGLLIAALQPPLARTLMLSKLNETATYNNLNYDLYSDRFADETVFPQGYSHIDKFFLVGTTPVWVYKLTDALLEKRIWMQQGENTTYIRYTYKRGNAPITLSLDALVNYRDYHGDTHSNNWQMEIEAIDTGLRIKATPDATNLYLLARSSHYNSISWKPQHLWQHNFSLAIEKYRGLIHCEDHLLAGTCKVTLNPNQSLTIVATTQPNPNLNCDSAWQARYRYEQELLTKSWRIKSQSSKLNIPTPQWINELVLAANQFIVDRPTNLFPQGKTIIAGYPWFSDWGRDTMISLPGLTLATGRPSIARSILRTFAKYVDRAMLPNVFPDGGEAPNYNTVDATLWYFEAIYAYYQNTGDKSLIQEIFPILESIIEGYCRGTRYNIHQDSDGLLYAGETGVQLTWMDAKVDDWVVTPRIGKPVEINALWYNALVIMRQLAQILDKPGSKYFDLASIVEKGFYKFWNHKLGYCYDVIDTPDGNDDSLRPNQIFAVSLPSSKQIPSLLTMKQRQNIVNIVTKELLTPYGLRSLSPNHPNYHGTYGGDRRQRDGAYHQGTVWAWLIGHFIQAHLKVYQQPQVAKDFLFPMAQHLKTGCVGTIGEIFDADPPFTPRGCFAQAWSVAEVLRSWQLISDEFD
- a CDS encoding ankyrin, which codes for MSWVIFDVAHRLETYSQRQELKLAQAVCSNQLIIVKRLLQKGVDPDIKIVGKKYEPLIFLVFSKNWFTLPSKRLGDRPQRSYNITAKQECLRLLLEYGASPNLKDSLGRTVLEIAILWCLPQTVKLLLLYGADPQVRSPNNQTYLMKAAILGIEDARPMTDKLQIIIHLIDAGANLDAQTSDGKTALMYAVSNSRMEIVQLLVSSGASVEIRDNQGNKAIDLINQGATKQQKSQLKQILTQPQTTKPKYQQYIPEGDRLLDPILDCARKTLL
- a CDS encoding histidine triad protein, translated to MSDTIFGKIIRREIPADIVYEDDLALAFRDVNPQAPTHILVIPKKPIPRLSDSEAEDTALMGHLLMTVKKVATLVNLDNGYRVVINNGKDAGQTVDHLHLHILGDRSLAWPPG
- a CDS encoding hypothetical protein (similar to serine protease inhibitor), with the protein product MVENQNIILKIVITFLVSLIGIISLGGNHLFTPSSEVIAAESTTPTKISKVVAAQLRFGFNLFQQIQTYPTAANQNLVIAPYSIAQSLAMMRNATSSSTLEEINKTLNLSDLEPSTIDNSYQKLLNTLKTSEADVQIAIATSVWLNQNITLKQQFVNDAQKYYQAQVTNLNFANPTAKNIINKWVEQQTVNKIPQIVDQISPNDAVYLINAIYFKGNWTKQFDPTITKPQPFYSQPNLPKPQPMMQNTGKYRYYDHQQFQAIRLPYGENAELGMYIFLPKETSNLKKFNQQLNGDNWHEWLSQMRSRQGTIILPRFELESEIQLKDILKGLGIKEAFDPQKADFSPMTSTPVAIDNIKHKAVIEVSEQGTEAAGVTSIGISITSAMPKATPPFTMNVNRPFFFAICDDVTETILFMGNVVDPQ
- the exbB1 gene encoding putative biopolymer transport protein — protein: MNLLEIIDKGGISMYPLLFLSVLSIATILERLWFWSRVVFKEKKIFNQIMEAAERNWDLVSKIALEHIHHPLGNFVYSPFKLANPDPDMFHIALESAAEEELARMRKGDKILEAIIALSPLLGLFGTVWGLIKALSSIKISDLGTADSSGVTLGIGESLISTATGLLVAIVSLAFYRLFQAFWANQVRVLRRTGSRLEVMYRDRWMNLESDDAAMVVNNDEYSFVNIKQPGREQYTSEQ
- a CDS encoding biopolymer transport protein ExbD/TolR; this encodes MNRKKYQPKPIQQMNLWQDDSQSTGATIEIIPLIDVIFCILTFFILAALNFSRQQAISLDLPQAKTGAPQMQNILIVTIDDIGQLYVDKKIVTRSDLAWEIKKYNQANPGGLMTLYAAKNSTYREVVEVLDILREVGGARVALATLPAGSTPQRIPPTPGVNPALPGLPSSINPLQNPPAPPTP